Proteins encoded together in one Cellulomonas gilvus ATCC 13127 window:
- a CDS encoding glycoside hydrolase family 26 protein, whose protein sequence is MANDTSRTARRSTVLLASALSAGLLVATLTGGSAAAAGAAPAASGELVANGSFEKSLTGWRTNSRTTQSLWRSPAVSAKGTASAKLSRTGSSTGNVVLNDKPNTVISVPTSGRYRATVSVRSAGQSMSGQLRVREVAGASVTAHKTSVSLKGTAWKTVTLDFAAAKGASLDVNVIMWKLKPGATFYVDAVSLVRTDAPTSTPTPGPTPDPTPDPTPDPTPTGGRLTNDCAYSLRGLPECGVLFGAAVGSNTDPASFESQLGGNLGVRRTYWGASNSNSSVRVAADDVANRRVPWLSYKLPYSWAEMADGKGDAWAVDLIRQLDEVDGPVWVAFHHEPENDGDIRQWVSMQRHLAPLVHRNSDNVAMTMVVTGWHQLYGESQYSLDNIWPGDGLVDLIGFDIYNQYGVVKDGKTNTKGTDLADSYYPQISAFAKKHGVEWGLGETGFTDKAAQDDPQWLQRTYQQTKAWGGSAIAYFNTPLNSIGSWVITTPSKTDLFADVLKASPTLR, encoded by the coding sequence ATGGCGAACGACACCTCCCGCACGGCGCGACGCTCCACCGTCCTGCTGGCCTCCGCGCTGAGTGCGGGCCTCCTCGTGGCGACGCTCACCGGTGGCTCCGCCGCCGCCGCGGGCGCCGCACCCGCGGCGTCGGGTGAGCTCGTCGCCAACGGCTCGTTCGAGAAGAGCCTGACGGGCTGGCGCACCAACTCGCGCACCACGCAGTCGCTGTGGCGCTCGCCCGCGGTGAGCGCGAAGGGCACCGCGTCCGCGAAGCTCTCCCGCACGGGGTCGAGCACGGGCAACGTGGTGCTCAACGACAAGCCGAACACCGTGATCTCGGTGCCGACGAGCGGGCGCTACCGCGCGACCGTCTCCGTGCGCAGCGCGGGCCAGTCCATGTCCGGCCAGCTCCGCGTGCGTGAGGTCGCCGGCGCGTCGGTCACCGCGCACAAGACCTCCGTCAGCCTCAAGGGCACGGCCTGGAAGACGGTGACGCTCGACTTCGCGGCTGCCAAGGGCGCCTCGCTCGACGTCAACGTCATCATGTGGAAGCTCAAGCCCGGCGCGACGTTCTACGTCGACGCGGTCTCGCTGGTCCGCACGGACGCGCCGACCTCGACGCCCACGCCCGGCCCGACGCCCGACCCCACGCCGGACCCGACCCCGGACCCCACGCCCACGGGCGGCCGCCTCACCAACGACTGCGCCTACTCGCTGCGCGGCCTGCCGGAGTGCGGCGTCCTGTTCGGCGCGGCCGTGGGCAGCAACACCGACCCCGCGTCGTTCGAGAGCCAACTGGGCGGCAACCTGGGCGTGCGACGCACGTACTGGGGCGCGTCGAACTCGAACAGCAGCGTGCGCGTCGCGGCCGACGACGTCGCCAACCGGCGCGTCCCGTGGCTGTCCTACAAGCTCCCGTACTCGTGGGCCGAGATGGCCGACGGCAAGGGTGACGCCTGGGCGGTCGACCTGATCCGGCAGCTCGACGAGGTGGACGGCCCGGTGTGGGTCGCGTTCCACCACGAGCCCGAGAACGACGGCGACATCCGGCAGTGGGTCTCGATGCAGCGCCACCTCGCGCCGCTCGTGCACCGCAACTCCGACAACGTCGCGATGACCATGGTCGTCACCGGCTGGCACCAGCTGTACGGCGAGTCGCAGTACAGCCTGGACAACATCTGGCCCGGCGACGGGCTCGTCGACCTCATCGGGTTCGACATCTACAACCAGTACGGCGTCGTCAAGGACGGCAAGACGAACACCAAGGGCACGGATCTCGCGGACAGCTACTACCCGCAGATCTCGGCCTTCGCCAAGAAGCACGGCGTCGAGTGGGGCCTGGGTGAGACCGGCTTCACCGACAAGGCCGCGCAGGACGACCCGCAGTGGCTCCAGCGCACCTACCAGCAGACCAAGGCGTGGGGCGGCTCCGCCATCGCGTACTTCAACACCCCCCTGAACTCGATCGGCTCCTGGGTGATCACCACCCCGAGCAAGACCGACCTGTTCGCCGACGTGCTGAAGGCGTCCCCCACCCTGCGC